TCGGAGAGTTCAATATGGCGTGGTACGCGTACTGTCTTACCGAGCACCAAACCCTCCCAAATGGAACCCGCACTCGCCGCCCTTTCCTGCTAGAGGGCGTTCAAGGAGTGAACGGCGCTGCGGTTCTGAGCTACCCGAGTGGCGAATTCGCGGTGATTGTCAGCGAATACGACCATACAGTGGGTGACCTTGACCACAAATCCGCGATAGAGCACGCCCGCGTGGTCAGCAACTGTTTCCGCAATTCCACCGTCCTGCCGTTCAAGTTCGGCACGATTTTCGACAGCGATGACGCGCTCCGCCAGGCCGTCCGGGTCAACCGGCGGGCTTTTGGAGTCAGCGTCGCCAAACTGCGCGGCAAGTCCGAAATGCACATTAAACTGATCGTGCGGGATGGGTCATTGCGCGAAGCCATGATCGACATCGAACTGCCAGACACGGTCGGCGGCGACTATCTGTCGAAGCTGAAGGTGAAAGCCTCCCGCGAGCGCGAGCGCCAGACCAAGGCGCGGGCTCTCTCGGTTCAGGTCCACAAGCTGTTCAATCCGCTCGAGGAGGAAGTCAGCTGCAAGAAGGTCGCCCCCGAGGGCATGTTGATCGACATTGCCCACCTAATCGACTCCAAGAGCATTGAGAAGTATCAGAACCGCTACACGACCGCCGCCAAGCAGTTGAAGAACTGCGAAGTCGCGATCAGCGGTCCGTGGCCTCCATATCACTTCCTGCCGGGCAAGCTGCGCACCGTAGCCGGCAACAGCTAAAGTTACAATAACGTTACATTCCCAAGAGCCCACGGCGAGTCAAAACCCGCCGTGGGCTTGGTGTTTGGGGGATTTCGTTGCCGGGAGTTTGGTAGCGGAGTGCATGCAATATGCATTGTTCTGCACTTGGATTTTTCCTAGATTTCCGCAGCCGCCAGGCCAGACTGGGGCGCGAACAGCTTAAGTACTTGCTGGGCATCGAGTTATGGTGAAGCGTGACCGGCCTCGCAAAAGAGTCTGAATTTGGCGCGGCAAATGCTTCGGTATTGGTAACAAAGAGGCCGCAACTCAGCAACATGACCATCACTCTCTTCGATTCTCCGCGTCACTACCCGAACCGTTCCGGCTGCCGGAACGGAGCCTTGCATCGCCTTTCCTGACATCCCTCCAAATTCGCAGCCTCTTAAATTTGGCCCTACGCGATGGGGCCATTTTTTTTCTGGACGCGGCTGATTCGAGGGCGACTCGAACTCAGCCCGGGTTTCGCACTTCGTAACGGGCAATGATGTAACCGAGAGGTGCTCCCAGAAAAGCGTCGGAGGAAAATGTGCTAGCGAGTTATACGAGAGCGGACTGACAATCGTTTGCAAACTGCCGCGGTAAGCTTGCGACGGGATCGGTCATGTCGGCATCCAATCCGCGTACGCAATATGACGGGACTTCCTACAGCCGACTCCGTACGGTCTTGGCAGCGGGTTGACGCATCATAATTTTCGCGCTTATCATCTTCGTTTGGCCTTATTGCCAGGGGACGCCTTCGAATGGAGGCGTCCTAAGACTTTGATAGGGGTTTTTTAGAAGCCAGTTAGAAGCGGACCTATGGAAAAGAAGAAACTCGAAACATTCAAAAAACGTTTAGAGACGCGGCAACAGGAGTTGCGCCGCACCGTGAACCGTACCCAGGCCGACGGCCGCTCCGCCGACGAGGACACGGCGCAGGACATTGCCGACCGCGCCGCCAGTTCCTATACCAAAGAATTCTTGTTCAGCCAGAGCAACAACGAACGCCAGTTGCTCCAGATGGTCGATAAGGCCCTGGCCCGCATTCGCGAAGGCGCCTTCGGCGAGTGCATTCACTGCGGCAAGGAAATCAACGCCAAGCGCCTGGAAGCTGTTCCCTGGACGCGGCACTGCATCGAATGCCAGGAAAAGCTCGAGCAGGGTTTGTTGGAAGAAGCCCCGCGGTAACGAGAGGGCCATTCACAAAAAGCCGCCGAGAAACATCGGCGGCTTTTGTTTTTATATGCTCCGCAGACTTGCAAATTCTTTTGCGATCGAAAGCCCGTACGAGTGCGCCAAAGTAACCGCGAGCACGCTTACTAATCAAAAATAGTCACGAACCCCTGATGTCTCGCCCCGATCCCTCTTTAGTTCGCCGCTCGAGACGTTCCGGAGCGAGGCCAGCAGGTGATCG
This genomic stretch from Candidatus Sulfotelmatobacter sp. harbors:
- a CDS encoding GvpL/GvpF family gas vesicle protein; this translates as MAWYAYCLTEHQTLPNGTRTRRPFLLEGVQGVNGAAVLSYPSGEFAVIVSEYDHTVGDLDHKSAIEHARVVSNCFRNSTVLPFKFGTIFDSDDALRQAVRVNRRAFGVSVAKLRGKSEMHIKLIVRDGSLREAMIDIELPDTVGGDYLSKLKVKASRERERQTKARALSVQVHKLFNPLEEEVSCKKVAPEGMLIDIAHLIDSKSIEKYQNRYTTAAKQLKNCEVAISGPWPPYHFLPGKLRTVAGNS
- a CDS encoding TraR/DksA family transcriptional regulator yields the protein MEKKKLETFKKRLETRQQELRRTVNRTQADGRSADEDTAQDIADRAASSYTKEFLFSQSNNERQLLQMVDKALARIREGAFGECIHCGKEINAKRLEAVPWTRHCIECQEKLEQGLLEEAPR